The following coding sequences lie in one Zingiber officinale cultivar Zhangliang chromosome 2B, Zo_v1.1, whole genome shotgun sequence genomic window:
- the LOC122048247 gene encoding leucine-rich repeat extensin-like protein 3, giving the protein MAPLEVPASATPVVPTPTIFTVPPGVPLAYTAPAPAKPAAYPAPPPPGLTVYPAPAAPVPPMPTVYSAAPAPAVPVAPHSVPPTRPPAAATYTDPAVPPGAYAPVYAAALGVPPSVYLPVLPVAPAPVVPPVPAAVPTHFIDIVAARARIPALAKSMKSRFTVFHGETDLSVA; this is encoded by the coding sequence atggctcctttagaggtacctgcCTCAGCTACACCGGTTGTACCCACCCCTACcatatttacggtaccaccaggggtaccactgGCATACACGGCACCTGCTCCAGCAAAGCCTGCGGCATACCCGGCACCACCTCCACCTGGACTTACCGTGTACCCGGCACCAGCAGCGCCTGTGCCCCCAATGCCTACAGTGTATTCAGCAGCACCTGCACCAGCGGTACCAGTTGCTCCACATTCGGTACCACCCACCAGACCTCCAGCCGCGGCCACCTATActgaccctgcagtgccaccgGGGGCATATGCCCCAGTTTATGCAGCAGCACTGGGAGTACCTCCCTCGGTCTATCTACCGGTactacctgtagcaccagctccagtggttccgccagttccagCAGCCGTCCCTACCCACTTCATTGACATTGTCGCAGCACGAGCTCGGATCCCGGCTTTGGCGAAGTCGATGAAAAGTCGATTCACAGTATTTCATGGAGAGACCGATTTGAGTGTGGCCTAG